One window of Medicago truncatula cultivar Jemalong A17 chromosome 2, MtrunA17r5.0-ANR, whole genome shotgun sequence genomic DNA carries:
- the LOC25480806 gene encoding germin-like protein subfamily 3 member 1 — MKIIHTFFLFTFFSFTISQASVNDFCVANLKAPKTNSGYPCKPLASVTSDDFVFHGLVAGKTNNTFKLGTTLASVTNFPALNGLGISAMRADIGEGGSAPMHTHPDATELIILVQGEFTVGFITPTSVYSKVLKPGDLFVVPQGMLHFVLNTGKGVATAYVSFSSENPTVHLLDFLLFGNKLPSNLVSQTTLIGLDQVKKLKAHFGGSG; from the coding sequence ATGAAGATTATTcacacattttttcttttcacttttttttcatTCACTATTTCTCAAGCTTCTGTCAATGATTTTTGTGTTGCCAATTTAAAGGCTCCAAAAACAAATTCGGGTTATCCCTGCAAACCTCTTGCAAGCGTTACATCCGACGATTTCGTCTTTCACGGCCTCGTCGCTGGAAAAACCAACAACACTTTCAAACTTGGAACCACCCTTGCAAGTGTAACCAATTTTCCAGCCCTTAACGGACTTGGAATTTCAGCGATGCGGGCTGACATAGGTGAAGGCGGATCAGCTCCAATGCATACTCATCCTGATGCTACCGAATTAATTATACTAGTTCAAGGTGAATTTACCGTTGGATTTATAACACCTACTTCAGTGTATTCCAAGGTATTGAAACCAGGTGATCTTTTTGTTGTTCCACAAGGGATGTTACATTTTGTCCTTAATACCGGTAAGGGAGTAGCTACTGCCTATGTTTCTTTTAGTAGTGAAAATCCTACTGTTCACTTACTAGACTTTCTTTTGTTTGGCAATAAATTGCCATCTAATTTAGTTTCACAAACTACTCTCATTGGTCTTGATCAAGTGAAGAAGTTAAAGGCTCATTTTGGTGGAAGCGGGTAG